One region of Nitrosopumilaceae archaeon genomic DNA includes:
- a CDS encoding tyrosine--tRNA ligase, whose amino-acid sequence MDVTEKIALVTKDPTEEVVTKEELENLFKTNSHPKHYIGLEISGFLHLGSLILTGFKINDFIKAGVESTIFLADWHTFINNKLGGDWEKIKSVSKYYADAFKLFCPGVKIIQGSELYESRKEYWLDLVKFAKHMSLERAMRSLTIMGRTEKEKIDLGQLLYPPMQAVDIHAMDLDIVHAGMDQRKIHMLVREIFPKMKWKVPVAVHHHILPGLSEPQDNDVRDSSFTGTKMSKSKSGSGIFIHDSDDEIKSKFKKAWCPEGIVENNPLLEISRHLLFHEFEEITAERPSKFGGNITFTSYQQLEKEFAEKKLHPSDLKETVARYIIEIIKPIRQKLALSEELVNAIKQTT is encoded by the coding sequence TTGGATGTTACAGAAAAAATAGCACTTGTGACAAAAGATCCTACTGAAGAAGTAGTAACCAAAGAGGAACTTGAAAATCTTTTCAAGACAAATTCACATCCAAAACACTATATCGGATTAGAAATTTCCGGATTCTTACATCTTGGAAGTCTCATACTAACTGGTTTTAAGATCAATGATTTCATCAAGGCAGGAGTAGAGTCTACCATCTTTTTAGCTGATTGGCACACTTTTATCAATAATAAGCTTGGAGGAGATTGGGAAAAAATTAAGAGTGTTTCTAAATACTATGCAGATGCTTTCAAGCTTTTTTGTCCTGGTGTGAAAATAATTCAAGGTTCTGAGCTTTATGAGTCAAGAAAGGAGTATTGGTTAGATCTTGTGAAGTTTGCAAAACACATGTCACTTGAACGTGCCATGAGATCACTTACAATTATGGGAAGAACAGAAAAAGAAAAAATAGACTTGGGTCAGCTGCTTTACCCGCCCATGCAAGCTGTTGATATACATGCCATGGATCTTGACATTGTTCATGCAGGCATGGATCAGAGAAAAATTCACATGCTTGTAAGAGAAATTTTTCCAAAAATGAAATGGAAAGTTCCCGTGGCTGTTCACCACCATATTCTTCCAGGTTTATCAGAACCACAAGATAATGATGTCAGGGATTCTAGTTTTACCGGTACTAAAATGAGCAAATCCAAATCAGGATCAGGGATTTTTATTCATGACTCTGATGATGAGATAAAATCAAAGTTCAAAAAAGCTTGGTGTCCAGAAGGAATTGTTGAAAATAACCCACTTTTAGAGATTTCAAGACATCTGCTTTTCCATGAGTTTGAGGAAATTACTGCTGAGAGACCCTCAAAGTTTGGTGGAAATATAACATTCACCAGCTATCAACAACTAGAAAAAGAATTTGCAGAAAAGAAATTACATCCTTCTGACCTTAAAGAAACCGTTGCTAGATATATCATAGAGATTATCAAACCTATTCGTCAGAAACTTGCCTTAAGTGAGGAGCTTGTTAATGCAATTAAACAAACTACCTAA
- the cobJ gene encoding precorrin-3B C(17)-methyltransferase encodes MTGKLYIVGVGPGHHDHMTFRAKQVIEESNTIVGYETYVNLVEDLIDGKEVHRYAMTQEVERAHQCIDLAKSGKIVSLVSSGDPGIYGMAGLIYEVLAEEGWDRKNGLYVEIVPGVSSLNSCAALVGSPLMTDFAVVSMSDLLVPWEIIVKRVEAAAQGDYVIVIYNPSSKKRIHQLQDTRKILLKYRSPTTPVAIVKGAFRESQTIVLTDLENLENHADQLGMISTVIVGNSSTYTYQDLMINPRGYTSKYNIIDPQKNRN; translated from the coding sequence ATGACTGGAAAATTATACATTGTAGGAGTTGGTCCTGGTCATCATGATCACATGACTTTTCGTGCAAAACAAGTGATCGAAGAAAGTAATACCATCGTTGGATATGAAACATATGTCAACTTGGTAGAAGATCTTATTGATGGAAAGGAAGTTCACCGATATGCTATGACTCAAGAGGTAGAAAGAGCTCATCAATGCATTGATCTTGCTAAATCAGGAAAAATAGTCTCACTTGTTTCAAGTGGAGATCCAGGAATTTATGGAATGGCTGGTCTCATCTATGAAGTACTTGCAGAGGAAGGATGGGATAGAAAAAATGGTTTGTATGTTGAAATAGTACCAGGAGTATCTTCACTCAATTCCTGTGCTGCTCTTGTAGGTTCTCCGCTCATGACAGATTTTGCTGTTGTAAGCATGAGTGATTTGTTGGTTCCATGGGAAATAATAGTAAAAAGAGTAGAAGCAGCTGCACAAGGAGATTATGTGATAGTTATTTACAATCCATCTAGCAAAAAAAGAATTCATCAACTACAAGACACACGAAAAATTTTGTTAAAATATAGATCTCCAACTACACCAGTTGCAATAGTAAAAGGAGCATTTAGGGAATCACAAACAATAGTTCTAACAGATCTAGAAAACCTTGAAAATCACGCAGATCAACTTGGCATGATTAGTACTGTAATAGTTGGAAATTCTTCTACATATACATACCAAGACTTGATGATCAACCCTCGTGGATATACGTCAAAGTACAACATAATAGATCCGCAAAAAAACAGAAACTAG